A single Elephas maximus indicus isolate mEleMax1 chromosome 2, mEleMax1 primary haplotype, whole genome shotgun sequence DNA region contains:
- the PHAX gene encoding phosphorylated adapter RNA export protein encodes MAQDGGAMEDGQLSDSDSDMTVAPSDKPLQVPKVLGGDIAMRPLRNTAACAPVSHYRTVTNVDSSEESFSDSDDDNSVWKRKRQKCFNPVLKPEPFQFGQNSQKPSVAGGKKVNNIWGAVLQEQNQDAVATELGILGMEGTIDRSRQSETYNYLLAKKLKRESQEHTKELDKELDEYMHGGKKKESKDEENGQGHLKRKRPVKDRLGYRLEMNYKGRYEISEEDSQEKVADEISFRLQEPKKDLIARVVRIIGNKKAIELLMETAEVEQNGGLFIMNGSRRRTPGGVFLNLLKNTPSISEEQIKDIFYIENQKEYENKKAARKRRTQLLGKKMKQAIKSLNFQEDDDTSRETFASDTNEALASLDESQEGHGETKLDAEEAIEVDHSHDLDIF; translated from the exons atggcgcaggatggtggtgccatggaagatggGCAGCTTTCCGACTCGGATTCCGACATGACGGTCGCGCCGAGCGACAAGCCGCTACAGGTGCCG AAAGTACTAGGTGGAGACATTGCAATGAGGCCCTTGCGGAATACTGCAGCTTGTGCACCAGTATCACATTATCGGACTGTTACAAATGTGGATTCAAGCGAAGAGAGTTTTTCTGATTCAGATGATGACAACTCTGTTTGGAAACGCAAGAGACAGAAATGTTTTAATCCTGTTCTCAAACCAGAGCCATTTCAGTTTGGCCAGAACAGCCAGAAACCGTCTGTTGCCGGAGGAAAGAAGGTTAACAACATATGGGGTGCTGTCCTGCAGGAGCAGAATCAAGATGCAGTGGCCACAGAACTTGGTATCTTGGGAATGGAGGGCACTATTGACAGAAGCAGACAGTCCGAGACCTACAATTATTTGCTTGCTAAGAAGCTTAAGAGGGAATCTCAAGAGCATACAAAGGAATTAGACAAAGAGCTAGATGAATATATGCATGGTGgcaaaaaaaaggaatcaaaggATGAGGAAAATGGTCAAGGTCATCTCAAACGGAAACGACCTGTCAAAGACAGACTAGGGTACAGACTAGAAATGAATTATAAAGGCCGGTATGAGATCTCAGAGGAGGATTCTCAAGAGAAAGTGGCTGATGAAATTTCTTTCAG GTTACAAGAACCAAAGAAAGATCTGATAGCCCGAGTAGTGAGGATAATTGGGAACAAAAAGGCAATCGAGCTTCTAATGGAAACTGCTGAAGTTGAACAGAATGGTGGCCTTTTTATAATG AATGGTAGTCGAAGAAGAACACCAGGTGGAGTTTTTCTGAATCTCCTGAAAAACACTCCTAGTATCAGCGAGGAACAAATTAAG GACATTTTCTACATTGAAAATCAAAaggaatatgaaaataaaaaagctgCTAGGAAGAGGAGAACGCAGCTGTTGGGGAAAAAGATGAAGCAAGCTATTAAAAGTCTAAATTTTCAAGAAGATGATGATACATCACGAGAAACTTTTGCAAGTGACACAAATGAGGCCCTGGCCTCTCTTGATGAATCCCAGGaaggacatggagaaacaaagttGGATGCAGAGGAAGCCATTGAGGTTGATCATTCTCACGATTTAGATATCTTTTAA